A DNA window from Corynebacterium ciconiae DSM 44920 contains the following coding sequences:
- the purM gene encoding phosphoribosylformylglycinamidine cyclo-ligase, with protein sequence MTDHVPSDGASYAAAGVDIAAGDRAVELIAPLAKKATRPEVRGGIGGFAGLFALGKYDKPLLAAGSDGVGTKLAVAQAMDKHDTIGIDLVAMCVDDLVVCGAEPLFLQDYISVGKVVPEHIAAIVGGIATGCELAGCALLGGETAEHPGVMGEKEYDVSATAVGVVEEDELLGPERVRDGDVIIGMASSGLHSNGYSLARYVLLESAGLPLDQEIDELERTLGEELLEPTRIYTKDCLALAAECDVRTFCHVTGGGLAGNLVRVLPENTVAEISRSAWKPQPIFKLISELGKVSREEMEKTFNMGVGMVAVVSAADRDRALAMLTARHVEAWEIGTVRSASSTGVQLSGEHPQY encoded by the coding sequence TTGCCGCCGGCGACCGCGCGGTAGAGCTCATCGCCCCGCTGGCTAAGAAGGCCACCCGCCCCGAGGTCCGTGGTGGCATTGGCGGTTTCGCCGGGCTCTTTGCCCTCGGTAAGTATGACAAGCCGCTGCTCGCCGCCGGCTCCGATGGAGTGGGCACCAAACTGGCGGTGGCCCAAGCCATGGACAAGCACGACACCATCGGCATCGATCTGGTGGCCATGTGTGTTGATGACTTGGTGGTCTGTGGCGCCGAGCCGCTATTCCTGCAGGACTACATCTCCGTGGGCAAGGTGGTGCCCGAGCACATCGCCGCGATTGTCGGCGGCATTGCCACCGGCTGCGAATTGGCCGGCTGTGCCCTGCTCGGCGGAGAAACCGCCGAGCACCCGGGTGTGATGGGGGAGAAGGAATACGATGTCTCCGCCACCGCCGTCGGTGTGGTGGAAGAGGATGAGCTGCTTGGCCCAGAGCGGGTGCGCGATGGCGATGTGATCATCGGCATGGCCTCCTCGGGGCTGCATTCCAATGGCTACTCCCTGGCCCGCTACGTGCTGTTGGAATCGGCGGGGCTGCCGCTGGATCAAGAGATCGATGAGCTTGAGCGCACCCTCGGCGAGGAATTGCTGGAGCCCACGCGCATCTACACCAAGGACTGCCTGGCGCTCGCCGCCGAATGCGATGTGCGCACCTTCTGCCATGTCACCGGCGGTGGCCTGGCGGGCAACCTGGTGCGAGTGCTGCCGGAGAACACCGTGGCAGAGATCTCTCGCTCGGCGTGGAAGCCGCAGCCGATCTTCAAGCTCATCTCCGAGCTGGGTAAGGTCAGCCGCGAAGAGATGGAGAAAACCTTCAATATGGGTGTCGGTATGGTGGCCGTGGTCTCCGCCGCGGACCGCGACCGGGCCCTGGCCATGCTCACCGCCCGGCACGTAGAAGCCTGGGAAATCGGCACCGTGCGCAGCGCCTCCAGCACCGGGGTGCAGCTCAGCGGCGAACACCCCCAGTACTAG
- a CDS encoding DUF3073 domain-containing protein — MGRGRAKAKQAKVARQLKYHTPDMDLEQLQRELASNSSRSEEDVREDDLYSEWADYFEDEDEK, encoded by the coding sequence ATGGGTCGCGGCCGCGCAAAGGCTAAGCAGGCTAAGGTAGCTCGTCAACTGAAGTACCACACTCCTGACATGGACTTAGAGCAGTTGCAGCGTGAACTCGCCAGCAACAGCTCCCGTTCGGAGGAGGACGTCCGCGAGGACGATCTCTACTCCGAGTGGGCCGACTACTTCGAGGATGAAGACGAGAAGTAG
- a CDS encoding Dyp-type peroxidase, with translation MSHQSGITGLGTTDHIFLEFDLAPGADGCAVLRHLAEAINLPTTHGVNVVLGVRPSLWAAVADAEFVPENVHDFSEPISGPSMSMPATQHDAWVWVAGSSRSQVFDIAREVADTVRSSATLAGETTGWVYQHNRDLTGFEDGTENPPALEAPGVVAVPHGQPGAGSSVLLYQLWEHKSVEWEGLESHVQEQIIGRTKSDSVELDEDTNPESSHVNRTVVEVDEEELEIFRRNVSYGDMCTHGTVFVGFSFDQWRMEEMLRRMAGADGGPADRLTEFTTPLTGGWYVCPSTQALAALL, from the coding sequence ATGAGTCATCAAAGCGGAATCACTGGTCTGGGCACCACCGACCACATCTTTCTTGAGTTCGATCTGGCCCCCGGCGCGGACGGGTGCGCGGTACTGCGCCACCTGGCCGAGGCCATCAACCTGCCCACCACCCACGGCGTCAACGTGGTGCTCGGTGTGCGCCCGAGCCTGTGGGCGGCCGTGGCCGACGCCGAGTTTGTGCCGGAGAATGTGCATGACTTCTCCGAGCCGATCTCGGGTCCGTCCATGTCCATGCCCGCAACTCAGCACGATGCGTGGGTGTGGGTGGCTGGCTCCTCTCGTTCCCAGGTGTTCGACATCGCCCGCGAGGTGGCGGATACAGTGCGTTCTTCCGCTACCCTCGCCGGCGAGACCACCGGCTGGGTGTATCAGCACAACCGCGATCTCACTGGATTCGAGGACGGCACCGAGAACCCGCCGGCTCTCGAGGCCCCGGGCGTGGTCGCGGTGCCGCATGGCCAGCCGGGTGCGGGCAGCTCGGTGCTGCTCTACCAGCTTTGGGAGCACAAGTCCGTGGAGTGGGAGGGGCTTGAGTCCCATGTGCAGGAGCAGATCATCGGCCGCACCAAGTCCGATTCCGTTGAGCTGGATGAGGACACCAACCCGGAATCCTCCCACGTCAACCGCACCGTGGTAGAGGTGGACGAGGAGGAGCTGGAGATCTTCCGCCGCAATGTCTCCTATGGCGATATGTGTACCCACGGCACTGTGTTTGTGGGCTTCAGTTTCGATCAGTGGCGCATGGAGGAAATGCTGCGTCGCATGGCCGGCGCCGATGGCGGCCCCGCGGATCGACTCACCGAGTTCACCACCCCGCTGACAGGCGGCTGGTACGTGTGCCCCTCCACGCAGGCTCTGGCCGCGCTCCTCTAG
- the ygfZ gene encoding CAF17-like 4Fe-4S cluster assembly/insertion protein YgfZ, with translation MSETSYRSPALSRLGACPAQDADAHPAYEGVAWHYGDPLGEQRAFSEQPVVIDRSHRVVLKVSGEDAAEFLNKLLSQKLDDLPIGAGTEALDLDAQGHILHALGVLRTEEGFLLDIPRPSAASLEDFLRRMVFWSAVEITRTDYGLLTLCGASAPSGLSRSVSAPLPHTDLYVPAALIDATLTDLESRGTRVVGLMAWTAERVRHLVPLPEVDLDDKSIPHEVPHWVGGSAVHLNKGCYRGQETVARVENLGSSPRVLVRLHLDGSAPSLPVPGASITKGSRPRAVGRVGTVVQDCDFGPIALAVLKRSALQAKDLHVGDCAVAVDPETIPQDSGPQAGREAVRRFRSGTL, from the coding sequence ATGAGTGAGACATCCTATCGTTCCCCCGCCCTGTCGCGCCTCGGCGCCTGCCCCGCTCAGGACGCCGATGCCCACCCCGCCTATGAGGGCGTGGCGTGGCATTATGGGGATCCTTTAGGCGAGCAGCGCGCTTTTTCCGAGCAGCCGGTGGTGATCGATCGTTCCCACCGGGTGGTGCTTAAGGTCAGCGGCGAGGATGCCGCGGAGTTTCTCAATAAGCTGCTTTCCCAGAAGCTCGATGACCTCCCCATCGGCGCCGGCACGGAGGCCCTGGACTTGGATGCCCAGGGTCACATCCTCCACGCTCTTGGCGTGTTGCGCACTGAGGAGGGTTTCCTGCTCGACATCCCCCGCCCCAGCGCCGCCAGCCTGGAGGATTTTCTGCGCCGCATGGTCTTTTGGTCCGCGGTGGAGATCACCCGCACGGACTACGGTCTGCTCACCCTCTGCGGCGCCAGCGCACCCTCGGGGCTTAGCCGCAGCGTGAGCGCTCCACTACCGCACACCGACCTGTATGTTCCCGCAGCGCTTATCGACGCCACCCTCACCGACCTCGAATCCCGCGGCACTCGCGTGGTGGGGCTGATGGCGTGGACTGCGGAGCGGGTGAGGCATCTGGTGCCGCTGCCGGAGGTGGATCTGGACGATAAGTCCATCCCGCACGAGGTGCCGCACTGGGTGGGCGGCAGCGCCGTGCACCTGAACAAGGGCTGCTATCGCGGCCAAGAGACGGTGGCCCGGGTGGAAAACTTGGGCTCCTCACCCCGCGTGTTGGTACGGCTTCACCTCGATGGCTCCGCCCCCAGCTTGCCGGTGCCGGGGGCGAGCATCACCAAGGGCAGCCGGCCTCGGGCGGTGGGTCGAGTGGGCACGGTGGTGCAGGATTGTGATTTCGGCCCCATCGCCTTGGCTGTGCTCAAGCGTTCCGCGCTGCAGGCGAAGGATCTGCACGTGGGCGACTGTGCCGTGGCCGTGGACCCTGAGACGATTCCGCAGGATAGCGGGCCCCAAGCCGGCCGCGAGGCGGTGCGGCGTTTCCGCTCCGGCACCCTCTAA